A genomic stretch from Campylobacter lari subsp. concheus includes:
- the flgL gene encoding flagellar hook-associated protein FlgL has translation MRISNQYSYYTSIQNYTDGQSLLNKYNLQLQTGQLIQHSWENANTYINGSRLEYELANIGQVIQGTQSAMEMAKNTDTALKNITELLEKFKTLLTKAASDGNSQTSREAIAKELELIKDSIVNIANTSINGQYLFAGSNAATKPFDKYGNYYGNKDNIFVVSGAGTQIPYNIPGWDLFFKPDSDISKIISSNVSLIDNRFDVNKDPSKKDFLDEEDKFSYLIGQNYVQGGGLDPDKDFDYAGSKLPFPSSSMYIQGVRPDGTSFKATLNIGPEDKIGDVLENIGQLYGNTDTNKVVDVTINDSGQIEIKNLKEGNSSLDFHAIALTPQATDRTQIQELQEAAEAAGWDQDRLTNEIMQQAVPNGDLNQVQSPVTVQINGQDFQLNIHQTDFIKSNINGNKTDGKDFDVAFEKDGNSVFGNVSQIIRGTSEYATDSTKLSEVIANANGSMAGQVLQMDITSKSGQTYNVTINLGNSTVSYLDQNGQTISFPITHSQYNENTGNAVGMQTKPEDITYGQLNDIIGMFASDNIPTTTINANPNGTIGNNDFQTIQQNISNSKDFVEVNMDYKGRIHITDKFSTNTNIGLTIKDSNSNAGFPATGGQVNNGSGFVFSANNSLTIDDPNVDLIKDLDEMIDAVLSGNMRADSEGSDPRNTGLQGALERIDHLQDHVRKIHTTIGAYTNNIEETNKRMTFLNVNVATIKSGVTDADYGQTYMQFMQTMVSYQAMLSATSKISQISLLNYL, from the coding sequence ATGAGAATTAGTAATCAGTATAGTTACTACACTTCTATACAAAATTATACAGATGGTCAGTCTTTGCTTAATAAGTATAATTTACAATTACAAACTGGTCAGCTTATCCAACATTCTTGGGAGAATGCTAATACCTATATTAATGGCTCAAGATTGGAATATGAATTAGCTAATATAGGTCAGGTCATCCAAGGAACTCAATCTGCTATGGAAATGGCAAAAAATACTGATACTGCTTTGAAAAATATTACAGAACTCTTAGAAAAATTTAAAACACTTTTAACAAAAGCCGCTAGTGATGGAAATTCTCAAACTTCTAGAGAGGCTATCGCAAAGGAGCTTGAACTTATAAAAGATTCTATTGTAAATATTGCAAACACTAGTATTAATGGACAATATTTATTTGCAGGTTCTAATGCAGCTACAAAGCCTTTCGATAAATATGGAAACTATTATGGTAATAAGGATAATATTTTTGTAGTAAGTGGTGCTGGAACCCAAATTCCTTATAATATACCTGGATGGGATTTATTTTTTAAACCTGATTCTGATATTAGTAAAATAATTTCATCCAATGTTTCTTTAATCGATAACAGATTTGATGTAAATAAAGACCCTAGCAAAAAAGACTTTTTAGATGAAGAGGATAAATTTTCATATTTAATAGGACAAAACTATGTTCAAGGTGGAGGTCTTGATCCTGATAAAGATTTTGATTATGCGGGTAGTAAACTACCTTTTCCAAGTTCTTCGATGTATATTCAAGGTGTTAGACCTGATGGTACAAGTTTTAAAGCTACTTTAAATATAGGTCCTGAAGATAAAATAGGTGATGTTTTAGAAAATATAGGTCAGCTTTATGGAAATACTGATACTAATAAAGTAGTGGATGTTACGATCAATGATAGTGGTCAAATAGAGATTAAAAATTTAAAAGAAGGTAATAGTTCTTTAGATTTTCATGCAATTGCTTTGACTCCGCAAGCAACAGATAGAACTCAAATTCAAGAACTACAAGAAGCAGCTGAAGCAGCTGGATGGGATCAAGATAGACTTACTAATGAGATTATGCAACAAGCTGTTCCTAATGGTGATTTAAATCAGGTGCAAAGTCCAGTTACGGTGCAAATTAATGGTCAAGATTTTCAATTAAATATACACCAAACAGACTTTATTAAAAGCAATATCAATGGAAATAAAACTGATGGAAAAGACTTTGATGTAGCTTTTGAAAAAGATGGTAATTCTGTATTTGGAAATGTATCGCAAATCATTAGAGGGACAAGCGAATATGCTACTGATAGTACCAAATTAAGCGAAGTAATCGCTAATGCTAATGGAAGTATGGCAGGACAAGTGCTTCAAATGGATATTACCTCTAAGAGTGGTCAAACTTATAATGTTACTATTAATCTAGGAAATTCAACAGTGAGTTATCTTGATCAAAATGGTCAAACAATAAGTTTTCCTATCACGCATTCTCAGTATAATGAAAACACAGGCAATGCAGTTGGTATGCAAACAAAACCTGAGGATATTACCTATGGACAATTAAATGATATTATAGGTATGTTTGCAAGTGATAATATACCAACAACAACTATTAATGCAAATCCAAATGGCACAATTGGCAATAATGATTTTCAAACTATCCAGCAAAATATCTCAAATTCTAAAGATTTTGTTGAAGTCAATATGGACTATAAAGGTCGTATTCACATTACAGATAAATTTTCAACCAATACTAATATTGGATTAACTATTAAAGATTCTAATTCAAATGCAGGTTTTCCTGCGACTGGGGGTCAAGTAAATAATGGTTCTGGTTTTGTATTTAGTGCAAATAATTCTTTAACTATTGACGATCCTAATGTTGATCTAATTAAAGATTTAGATGAAATGATAGATGCTGTTTTAAGTGGAAACATGAGAGCAGATTCTGAAGGGAGTGATCCTAGAAATACAGGTTTACAAGGTGCTTTAGAAAGAATTGATCATCTACAAGATCATGTAAGAAAAATTCATACAACCATAGGAGCTTATACTAATAATATAGAAGAAACAAATAAAAGAATGACATTTTTAAATGTTAATGTTGCTACCATTAAGAGTGGCGTTACTGATGCTGATTATGGGCAAACTTATATGCAATTTATGCAAACTATGGTTTCTTATCAAGCGATGCTTTCAGCTACTTCTAAAATTTCTCAAATTAGTTTATTAAACTACTTATAA
- a CDS encoding HNH endonuclease family protein: MTTYATDNNHHSFIPLDANIQIEHVLPIKYKEYNWDEIFTEDERENWTNALANLTLISMRKNVQALNYDFARKKRNLCKQR, encoded by the coding sequence ATTACAACATATGCCACAGATAATAATCATCATAGTTTTATACCTTTAGATGCAAATATACAAATAGAACATGTATTGCCTATAAAATACAAAGAATATAATTGGGATGAAATATTTACAGAAGATGAAAGAGAAAATTGGACTAATGCGTTAGCAAATTTAACATTAATATCTATGAGAAAAAATGTTCAAGCGTTAAATTATGATTTTGCTAGAAAAAAAAGAAATTTATGCAAACAAAGATAA
- the dnaE gene encoding DNA polymerase III subunit alpha, which produces MSQFTHLHLHTEYSLLDGANKLKELAKTLKAQGATSVAMTDHGNMFGAIDFYKTMRAEGIKPIIGLEAYLHNHDDLSDKSSRQRFHICLFAKNEIGYKNLMYLSSQSYIHGLYYYPRINKKLLEAHSEGLICSSACLQGEVNWHLNTKNERNLKFGAKGYEGAKEAALWYKKVFGDDFYLEIMRHGIDDQKFIDDSIIKLAKELDIKIIATNDTHYTFKERAAAHEVFMCIAMGVKLDDPGRLRHEVHEFYVKTPEQMSELFADIPEAIENTQEIANKCNLELKLGDPTPPNFKFTREYAKKYGLSLSQEDQEFSFDNDDIVFEYLCKKGLEERLQFIDESKHQEYKDRLDLEISIIKNMKFSGYMLIVHDFIAAAKEKDIPVGPGRGSAAGSLVSYCLKITDLDPIPYNLLFERFLNPERVSMPDIDVDFCQDRRGEVIDYVIDKYGAEKVAQVITFGKLLAKGVIRDVARVCDMSIPDADALAKLVPEELKITLEKAYEQEPKIAEFVNSHPKGRQVWDFAKALEGLNRNAGMHAAGVVISNEALWNKAPLFRQSKNDECHLVTQYSKEYLEDVDLIKFDFLGLKTLTVIDNAIKLVKKRYGKDVIWEKIDMNDPKVYKTIQSGNTLGIFQIESGGMQSLNARLKPERFEDLIAVLALYRPGPLDSGMVDDFIDIKHGRKAATYAFEDLKPILENTYGVIVYQEQVMQIVQKIGGFSLGGADNVRRAMGKKKREILDNLKAEYLEGAKKQGYDEKKADDLFELILKFAEYGFNKSHSAAYALITFQTAYLKTYYPSEFMAALLTSEESNVDKVAKYIEEMKRMNIKLLPPSINKAQREFSATKLEDGSEAIIYGLGAIKSVGIPAIENIMAIRKEEGFSDFDDFISSIDPTKINKKTIENLAKSGAFDEFGYTRKCLVDNLELISETSRKIAEVKRNSTASLFGEEEIAADIKVGLHDSKVEFELMEKLGYEKEILGIYVSGHPLDKFASQIEGIEYFKSMDFETLKGEGELLVVGKIEDFKSMMSKSGKRYAKAVVLDFYSTFDMIIFEAQVEKVEALFKESKDEAFAFLLRYKNNDNDLSFSLNEIYTLEEAKENELKSFSKKKSFVKKENKEEFTQEPMKFEENIIELDINKLSKDMVYEIYSLANSKHNPKDANNKKLVLKVLDVGSCLLYHTGFVISKETFEEISQKCKG; this is translated from the coding sequence ATGAGCCAATTTACACATTTACATTTACACACAGAATATTCTTTACTTGATGGAGCAAATAAACTCAAAGAGCTTGCTAAAACGCTAAAAGCGCAAGGTGCAACAAGTGTTGCTATGACTGATCATGGAAATATGTTTGGTGCTATTGATTTTTACAAAACAATGAGGGCTGAGGGGATTAAACCTATCATAGGGCTTGAAGCATATTTACATAATCACGATGATTTAAGTGATAAAAGCTCAAGACAACGCTTTCATATTTGTTTGTTTGCTAAAAATGAAATTGGCTATAAAAATTTGATGTATTTAAGCTCGCAAAGCTATATACATGGTTTGTATTATTACCCAAGGATTAACAAAAAGCTTTTAGAAGCACATAGTGAGGGTTTGATTTGTTCTTCTGCGTGTTTGCAAGGTGAGGTTAATTGGCATTTAAATACCAAAAATGAAAGAAATTTAAAATTTGGTGCAAAAGGCTATGAAGGTGCAAAAGAAGCTGCGCTTTGGTATAAAAAGGTTTTTGGAGATGATTTTTACCTTGAGATTATGCGTCATGGTATTGATGATCAAAAATTTATCGATGATTCTATTATTAAACTTGCTAAAGAGCTTGATATAAAAATTATTGCAACTAATGATACACACTATACTTTTAAAGAAAGAGCAGCTGCACATGAAGTATTTATGTGTATAGCTATGGGGGTTAAACTTGATGATCCTGGGCGTTTAAGACATGAGGTTCATGAGTTTTATGTAAAGACACCAGAGCAAATGAGCGAACTTTTTGCTGATATTCCTGAAGCCATTGAAAATACTCAAGAAATAGCTAATAAATGTAATTTAGAATTAAAACTAGGTGATCCAACGCCACCAAATTTTAAATTTACCCGTGAATATGCGAAAAAATATGGCTTAAGCTTAAGTCAAGAAGATCAAGAATTTAGCTTTGATAATGATGATATAGTTTTTGAGTATCTTTGTAAAAAGGGTTTAGAAGAAAGACTTCAATTTATCGATGAGAGTAAGCATCAAGAGTATAAAGATAGGCTTGATTTAGAAATTAGTATTATTAAAAATATGAAATTTTCAGGTTATATGCTTATCGTTCATGATTTTATCGCCGCAGCTAAGGAAAAAGATATACCAGTTGGCCCAGGGCGTGGGAGTGCAGCGGGGAGTTTAGTTTCGTATTGTTTGAAAATTACAGATTTAGATCCTATACCTTATAATCTTCTTTTTGAGAGATTTTTAAATCCTGAGCGTGTATCAATGCCCGATATTGACGTGGATTTTTGTCAAGATAGAAGAGGGGAAGTGATTGATTATGTTATTGATAAATATGGAGCTGAAAAGGTTGCACAAGTTATTACTTTTGGTAAGCTTTTAGCAAAGGGAGTAATCCGTGATGTGGCTAGGGTTTGTGATATGAGTATACCTGATGCGGATGCTTTGGCAAAATTAGTTCCTGAAGAGCTAAAAATCACTTTAGAAAAAGCCTATGAGCAAGAACCAAAAATTGCTGAATTTGTAAATTCTCATCCAAAAGGACGTCAAGTTTGGGATTTTGCTAAAGCATTAGAAGGTTTAAATAGAAATGCAGGTATGCACGCAGCAGGGGTTGTGATATCTAATGAAGCTTTATGGAATAAAGCTCCACTTTTTAGACAAAGCAAAAATGATGAGTGTCATTTGGTAACGCAGTATTCTAAAGAATATCTTGAAGATGTGGATTTAATCAAATTTGACTTTTTGGGTTTAAAAACCCTTACGGTGATTGATAATGCGATTAAGCTAGTGAAAAAGCGCTATGGTAAAGATGTAATTTGGGAAAAGATTGATATGAATGATCCTAAGGTTTATAAAACCATACAAAGTGGTAATACCTTGGGCATTTTCCAAATAGAATCAGGCGGTATGCAAAGTTTAAATGCTAGGTTAAAGCCTGAAAGATTTGAGGATTTAATAGCGGTTTTAGCTTTATATAGACCAGGACCACTTGATAGTGGAATGGTGGATGATTTTATCGATATCAAGCATGGTAGAAAGGCTGCTACTTATGCATTTGAAGATTTAAAACCTATACTTGAAAATACTTATGGGGTTATAGTTTATCAAGAGCAGGTTATGCAAATAGTGCAAAAAATTGGTGGTTTTTCTTTGGGCGGAGCTGATAATGTGCGTCGTGCTATGGGTAAGAAAAAAAGAGAAATCTTAGATAATCTCAAAGCAGAGTATTTAGAAGGAGCTAAAAAACAAGGCTATGATGAGAAAAAGGCTGATGATTTGTTTGAGCTTATTTTGAAATTTGCCGAATATGGTTTTAACAAATCTCACTCAGCTGCCTATGCACTTATAACCTTTCAAACAGCGTATTTAAAAACTTATTATCCAAGTGAATTTATGGCTGCACTTTTAACAAGCGAAGAAAGCAATGTAGATAAGGTCGCAAAATATATTGAAGAGATGAAAAGAATGAATATCAAGCTGTTACCACCAAGCATTAACAAAGCTCAAAGAGAATTTAGTGCAACTAAGCTTGAAGATGGTTCTGAAGCTATTATTTATGGGCTTGGAGCGATTAAGAGTGTGGGAATTCCTGCGATAGAAAATATCATGGCAATTCGCAAGGAAGAGGGCTTTAGTGATTTTGATGATTTTATAAGTTCGATTGATCCTACTAAGATTAATAAAAAAACCATAGAAAATTTAGCTAAATCAGGTGCTTTTGATGAGTTTGGTTATACTAGAAAATGTTTAGTGGATAATCTTGAGCTTATTTCAGAAACAAGTAGAAAAATCGCTGAAGTTAAAAGAAACTCTACTGCTTCTCTTTTTGGAGAAGAGGAAATAGCTGCAGATATTAAAGTAGGGCTTCATGATAGCAAAGTAGAATTTGAACTAATGGAAAAATTAGGCTATGAAAAAGAAATCTTAGGAATTTATGTATCAGGCCATCCTTTGGATAAATTTGCAAGTCAAATAGAAGGCATAGAGTATTTTAAAAGTATGGATTTTGAAACACTCAAAGGCGAGGGTGAGCTTTTGGTTGTAGGAAAGATTGAAGATTTTAAATCAATGATGAGTAAAAGTGGTAAAAGATATGCTAAGGCTGTGGTTTTAGACTTTTACTCTACTTTTGATATGATCATCTTTGAAGCTCAAGTAGAAAAAGTTGAAGCACTTTTTAAAGAAAGCAAAGATGAAGCCTTTGCTTTTTTACTAAGATATAAAAACAATGACAATGACTTAAGCTTTAGTTTAAATGAAATTTATACCCTAGAAGAAGCAAAAGAAAATGAGCTAAAATCTTTTAGTAAGAAGAAAAGCTTTGTAAAAAAAGAAAACAAAGAAGAATTTACCCAAGAGCCTATGAAATTTGAAGAAAATATCATAGAACTTGATATTAACAAACTTAGTAAAGATATGGTTTATGAGATTTATTCTTTAGCAAATTCTAAACATAATCCAAAAGACGCTAATAATAAAAAATTAGTTTTAAAAGTATTAGATGTGGGTAGTTGCTTGCTTTATCATACAGGTTTTGTGATTTCTAAAGAGACTTTTGAAGAAATTTCTCAAAAATGTAAAGGTTAA
- a CDS encoding SelT/SelW/SelH family (seleno)protein, producing the protein MEVKIYYCNLUNYKPQAARVAEEIQNEFKDVQISTIEKGGGHFIVEVDGKIIYSKKDLFNCEVDRFPHEGEITKLMKQM; encoded by the coding sequence ATGGAAGTAAAAATTTATTATTGTAATCTTTGAAATTACAAACCACAAGCTGCAAGGGTTGCAGAAGAAATACAAAATGAATTCAAAGATGTGCAAATTTCTACCATAGAAAAAGGTGGTGGTCATTTTATAGTAGAAGTAGATGGCAAAATCATTTACTCTAAAAAAGACTTGTTTAACTGCGAAGTAGATAGATTTCCTCATGAGGGTGAAATCACCAAGCTTATGAAACAAATGTAA
- a CDS encoding DJ-1 family glyoxalase III — MKKVLVPLAKGFEEAEFIGIADVLKRAGEASGNLEVIIASLDDELLVQGANGICIKADISLASVDQENLDAIALAGGFEGMMNLKNNQAIIKIIQDLHAKKKIVAAICASPMVLAKAGVINGEFSCYPGCEVGIEGVRVNKAVVVNENVITAAGPATAILFGLELAKHLCSEEIYQKLYEGMLVPLTK, encoded by the coding sequence ATGAAAAAAGTTTTAGTGCCTTTGGCAAAAGGTTTTGAAGAAGCTGAGTTTATAGGTATAGCTGATGTTTTAAAAAGAGCAGGGGAGGCTAGTGGAAATTTAGAAGTTATTATTGCTTCGCTAGATGATGAGCTTTTAGTACAAGGAGCTAATGGAATTTGCATAAAGGCTGATATAAGTTTAGCTAGTGTTGATCAAGAAAATTTAGACGCAATTGCTTTGGCAGGTGGATTTGAAGGTATGATGAATTTAAAAAACAATCAAGCTATCATAAAAATCATACAAGATTTACATGCTAAGAAAAAAATCGTAGCGGCTATTTGTGCTTCACCTATGGTATTGGCAAAAGCAGGGGTAATTAATGGAGAGTTTTCTTGCTATCCTGGTTGTGAAGTAGGTATTGAAGGTGTAAGAGTAAATAAAGCAGTTGTGGTAAATGAAAATGTCATCACAGCAGCTGGGCCTGCTACGGCTATTTTATTTGGTTTAGAGCTTGCTAAGCATTTATGCTCAGAAGAAATTTATCAAAAACTTTATGAAGGTATGCTTGTTCCTTTGACAAAATAA
- a CDS encoding N-carbamoylputrescine amidohydrolase, protein MKLALIQQEFKQNKEKTIEKTCEFIKQAAKEKAELVCLQELHQTQYFCQSENTNFFDLANDYEEDVKFWSNVAKENKVVLVTSLFEKRSAGLYHNTSVVFEKDGSIAGKYRKMHIPDDPCFYEKFYFTPGDLGFEPIQTSVGKLGVLICWDQWYPEAARLMALKGAQILIYPTAIGWFDKDEKEEKQRQLEAWIGVQRGHAIANGLPVVAINRVGFEKDESGVEDGIRFWGNSFVFGAQGEELFRADDKQELCKIIEIDMQRCENVRRWWPFLRDRRIEYFHELNKRFID, encoded by the coding sequence ATGAAATTAGCACTCATACAGCAAGAATTTAAACAAAATAAAGAAAAAACTATAGAAAAAACATGTGAATTTATCAAACAAGCAGCAAAGGAAAAGGCTGAGCTTGTATGCTTGCAAGAGCTTCATCAAACGCAGTATTTTTGTCAAAGTGAAAATACAAACTTTTTTGATTTGGCAAATGATTATGAAGAAGATGTTAAATTTTGGTCTAATGTAGCTAAAGAAAATAAAGTTGTTTTGGTAACTTCTTTATTTGAAAAAAGAAGTGCAGGACTTTATCATAATACTAGTGTGGTATTTGAAAAAGATGGCTCCATAGCAGGTAAATACCGCAAAATGCATATACCTGATGATCCTTGCTTTTATGAAAAATTTTATTTTACCCCGGGTGATTTGGGTTTTGAACCTATACAAACAAGCGTTGGAAAGCTTGGGGTTTTAATATGTTGGGATCAATGGTATCCTGAAGCTGCTAGGTTAATGGCTTTAAAAGGAGCTCAAATTTTGATTTACCCTACTGCTATAGGTTGGTTTGATAAGGATGAAAAAGAAGAAAAACAAAGACAACTTGAAGCTTGGATAGGTGTGCAAAGAGGCCATGCTATAGCTAATGGCTTACCTGTAGTAGCTATTAATAGAGTGGGTTTTGAAAAAGATGAAAGCGGTGTGGAAGATGGCATAAGATTTTGGGGGAATTCTTTTGTTTTTGGGGCTCAAGGCGAAGAGCTTTTTAGAGCCGATGATAAACAAGAGCTTTGTAAAATCATTGAAATTGATATGCAAAGATGTGAAAATGTGCGCAGATGGTGGCCATTTTTACGCGATAGACGCATAGAGTATTTTCATGAATTAAATAAAAGATTTATTGACTAA